DNA from Pseudocitrobacter corydidari:
TAATTTCATTTATGATGAAATTTTTTGATCTGCCACAGCATAGTGATAAATAGTCGCCATTCCTGGGCAAATGGACATTGCCTGCTGCATAGTTCCTCGGCTAATAAATAGTCCCTATAAATAGAAAGCTTATACTCTTCATCCTTCAAGTTGCTTCTGCGTTGGCTGCGCTCGCTCACCCCAGTCACGTACTTATGTACGCTCCTGGGGATTCACTCTCTTGCCGCCTTGAAGCAACTCGAATGATTTTGAGTATATATAACCCGGACAAGGGGACGCTATGAACCGTTTTATAATGGCTGACAGCCAAAAATGCATTGGCTGTCGGGCATGTGAAGTTGCCTGCGTAATGTCGCATAACCATGAACAGCATGTCTTAACGTCTGTGCGCTTTCAACCGCGCATTACCGTCTTCAAAAATCAGACGCAGCGGAGCGCGGTAACTTGCCGCCACTGCGAAGATGCGCCGTGCGCGCGCAGTTGCCCCAACGGTGCAATCAGCCAGCGTGATGATGCAATTCTGGTTGACCAAAGCAAATGTATTGGCTGTAAATCCTGCGCCGTCGCGTGTCCGTTTGGCACCATGCAGATTGTCCTGACGCCCGCTGCCGATGGGCGGGTAAAAGCCAACGCGCAGAAATGCGACCTTTGCGAAGGGCGCGACGCGGGCCCGGCCTGCGTGGAAAACTGCCCGGCGGATGCGCTGGCGCTGGTCAGCCCGCAGCGGCTGGCCGATATGTCGAAAAACCGCCGTATGCAGGCAGCCTGTCGCGATGCCCAGCCGTGGCACAGCGAAAGCGCGGGCCAGAACACCGTCGCGATGAGTAAAGTGCAGCAGATGGCGCAAACGCCAGCGCGGGGTGAAGCCGATAAACTGGCGATTAGCGCGCGCAAAACCGGCTTCGCGGAAATCTACCTGCCGCTCAGTGAAAATCAGGCTCAGCAGGCTTCATCGCGCTGCCTGACCTGCGGCGAGCACAGTATCTGCGAATGGACCTGCCCGCTGCATAACCATATTCCACAGTGGATTGACCGGGTAAAGGCCGGGGATATTGACGCGGCGGTGGCGTTGTCGCATCAGACTAACCCGCTGCCGGAAATTACCGGACGCGTCTGCCCACAGGACCGTCTCTGCGAAGGTGCCTGCACCGTGCGTGACGAACATGGCGCGGTGACCATCGGCAACCTTGAGCGTTACATTACCGACCAGGCGCTGGCGAAGGGCTGGCGGCCTGAGGTGGGCCCGGTAGTGGCAAGTGGTAAACGCGTGGCGATTATCGGCGCGGGCCCGGCAGGGCTGGCCTGTGCGGATGTCCTGGTCCGTCAGGGCGTGGAGCCTGTGGTGTTTGATCGCCACCCGGAAATCGGCGGCCTGCTGACTTTCGGCATTCCGTCCTTCAAGCTGGATAAATCGCTGCTGGCCCGCCGCCGCGAAATCTTCACCGCGATGGGCATTCGCTTTGAGCTGAATTGCGAAATCGGTAAAGACCTGACGATGAACGACCTGCTGGAAGAGTACGATGCGGTCTTTGTCGGCGTGGGTACCTACCGCTCGATGAAAGCCAATTTAGCCAATGAAGATGCGCCGGGCGTTTATGACGCGCTGCCTTTCCTGATCGCCAACACCAAAAATGTGATGGGGCTGAACGAACTGCCAGACGAGCCGTTCATCAACACCGCTGGGTTAAATGTAGTAGTGCTGGGCGGCGGCGATACGGCGATGGACTGCGTGCGTACCGCGCTACGTCACGGCGCAGCGAAGGTAACCTGCGCTTATCGTCGTGACGAAGCCAACATGCCGGGCTCCAGGAAAGAGGTGAAAAACGCGCGGGAAGAGGGGGCGGAATTTGAATTCAACGTTCAGCCGCTGACGCTCGAACTGGATGAAGCGGGCAAGGTGAACGGGATTCGTTTCATCCGCACCGCGATGGGCGAGCCGGACAGTCAGGGACGCCGTCGCCCGGTACCGATTGAGGGCAGCGAGTTTGTTATGCCTGCCGATGCGGTCATTATGGCGTTTGGTTTCCATCCACATAGCATGCCGTGGCTGAGCGCCCAGGGCGTGGAACTCGACGACTGGGGGCGCATTCGCGCGAACGTTGAAAGCCGCTATCGTTATCAGACGACTAATCCGAAAGTGTTTGCTGGTGGCGATGCGGTGCGCGGAGCCGATCTGGTGGTGACCGCGATGGCAGAGGGCCGTCATGCCGCCCAGGGTATTATCGACTGGTTAGGTATGAAAACGCACGGCGTACATTAACGACAAAACGGGCGCCACGGCGTAGTATGGTTCGCTTCGAATCGCGTTGTGGAGCCCGTATGTCATTTAAGATTGAGCTAATTAAAGATAAAGTCCTCTCCGATAACTACTTTATTCTGCGCAATATTACCTACGATTTAACCCGCAAAAATG
Protein-coding regions in this window:
- the aegA gene encoding formate-dependent uric acid utilization protein AegA — its product is MNRFIMADSQKCIGCRACEVACVMSHNHEQHVLTSVRFQPRITVFKNQTQRSAVTCRHCEDAPCARSCPNGAISQRDDAILVDQSKCIGCKSCAVACPFGTMQIVLTPAADGRVKANAQKCDLCEGRDAGPACVENCPADALALVSPQRLADMSKNRRMQAACRDAQPWHSESAGQNTVAMSKVQQMAQTPARGEADKLAISARKTGFAEIYLPLSENQAQQASSRCLTCGEHSICEWTCPLHNHIPQWIDRVKAGDIDAAVALSHQTNPLPEITGRVCPQDRLCEGACTVRDEHGAVTIGNLERYITDQALAKGWRPEVGPVVASGKRVAIIGAGPAGLACADVLVRQGVEPVVFDRHPEIGGLLTFGIPSFKLDKSLLARRREIFTAMGIRFELNCEIGKDLTMNDLLEEYDAVFVGVGTYRSMKANLANEDAPGVYDALPFLIANTKNVMGLNELPDEPFINTAGLNVVVLGGGDTAMDCVRTALRHGAAKVTCAYRRDEANMPGSRKEVKNAREEGAEFEFNVQPLTLELDEAGKVNGIRFIRTAMGEPDSQGRRRPVPIEGSEFVMPADAVIMAFGFHPHSMPWLSAQGVELDDWGRIRANVESRYRYQTTNPKVFAGGDAVRGADLVVTAMAEGRHAAQGIIDWLGMKTHGVH